The following proteins are encoded in a genomic region of Pseudorca crassidens isolate mPseCra1 chromosome 1, mPseCra1.hap1, whole genome shotgun sequence:
- the ATP6V1D gene encoding V-type proton ATPase subunit D isoform X1, with protein sequence MCVNPALVSGATLFNRRDQTSCTRSSRRLSSACASLDPTAHAEPPRSTQAPTGWRPLFVTDHGVQVLREQRRMWTLGGPEKYVFSLSLAFAKEPSRRRAQTIMRARLKGAQTGRNLLKKKSDALTLRFRQILKKIIETKMLMGEVMREAAFSLAEAKFTAGDFSTTVIQNVNKAQVKIRAKKDNVAGVTLPVFEHYHEGTDSYELTGLARGGEQLAKLKRNYAKAVELLVELASLQTSFVTLDEAIKITNRRVNAIEHVIIPRIERTLAYIITELDEREREEFYRLKKIQEKKKILKEKSEKDLEQRKAAGEVMEPANLLAEEKDEDLLFE encoded by the exons ATGTGTGTGAATCCCGCACTGGTGTCCGGCGCCACGCTCTTCAATCGGAGAGACCAGACTTCATGCACCCGTAGCAGCCGCCGACTCTCCTCAGCGTGCGCTTCGCTCGACCCCACCGCGCATGCGGAACCACCTCGCAGCACGCAAGCGCCAACAGGATGGAGGCCCCTCTTCGTCACTGACCATGGAGTCCAGGTCCTCCGAGAACAAAGAAGAATGTGGACCTTAGGAGGACCTGAAAAGTACGTTTTCTCGCTGTCTTTAGCTTTCGCTAAGGAACCTTCAAGGCGCAG GGCACAGACCATCATGAGGGCTCGGTTAAAAGGAGCACAGACAGGTCGAAACCTCCTAAAGAAAAAATCTGACGCCTTAACTCTTCGATTTCGACAGATCCTTAAGAAGATAATAGAG ACTAAAATGTTGATGGGTGAAGTGATGAGAGAAGCTGCCTTTTCACTTGCTGAGGCCAAGTTCACAGCAGGGGACTTCAG caCCACAGTaatccaaaatgtaaataaagccCAAGTGAAGATTAGAGCAAAGAAAGATAATGTAGCAG GTGTTACTTTGCCAGTATTTGAACATTACCATGAAGGAACTGACA GTTATGAACTGACTGGTTTAGCCAGAGGAGGTGAACAGTTGGCTAAACTGAAGAGGAATTATGCCAAAGCAGTGGAACTACTGGTGGAACTAGCTTCGCTGCAG ACTTCCTTTGTTACTTTGGATGAAGCTATTAAGATAACCAACAGGCGTGTAAATGCCATTGAACATG TCATCATTCCCCGGATTGAACGTACCCTTGCTTATATCATCACAGAgctggatgagagagagagagaagagttcTATAG gttaaagaaaatacaggagaagaaaaagattcTCAAGGAAAAGTCTGAGAAGGACTTGGAACAACGGAAGGCAGCTGGAGAGGTGATGGAACCTGCTAATCTTCTGGCTGAAGAGAAGGATGAGGATCTTCTCTTTGAATAA
- the ATP6V1D gene encoding V-type proton ATPase subunit D isoform X2, producing the protein MCVNPALVSGATLFNRRDQTSCTRSSRRLSSACASLDPTAHAEPPRSTQAPTGWRPLFVTDHGVQVLREQRRMWTLGGPEKAQTIMRARLKGAQTGRNLLKKKSDALTLRFRQILKKIIETKMLMGEVMREAAFSLAEAKFTAGDFSTTVIQNVNKAQVKIRAKKDNVAGVTLPVFEHYHEGTDSYELTGLARGGEQLAKLKRNYAKAVELLVELASLQTSFVTLDEAIKITNRRVNAIEHVIIPRIERTLAYIITELDEREREEFYRLKKIQEKKKILKEKSEKDLEQRKAAGEVMEPANLLAEEKDEDLLFE; encoded by the exons ATGTGTGTGAATCCCGCACTGGTGTCCGGCGCCACGCTCTTCAATCGGAGAGACCAGACTTCATGCACCCGTAGCAGCCGCCGACTCTCCTCAGCGTGCGCTTCGCTCGACCCCACCGCGCATGCGGAACCACCTCGCAGCACGCAAGCGCCAACAGGATGGAGGCCCCTCTTCGTCACTGACCATGGAGTCCAGGTCCTCCGAGAACAAAGAAGAATGTGGACCTTAGGAGGACCTGAAAA GGCACAGACCATCATGAGGGCTCGGTTAAAAGGAGCACAGACAGGTCGAAACCTCCTAAAGAAAAAATCTGACGCCTTAACTCTTCGATTTCGACAGATCCTTAAGAAGATAATAGAG ACTAAAATGTTGATGGGTGAAGTGATGAGAGAAGCTGCCTTTTCACTTGCTGAGGCCAAGTTCACAGCAGGGGACTTCAG caCCACAGTaatccaaaatgtaaataaagccCAAGTGAAGATTAGAGCAAAGAAAGATAATGTAGCAG GTGTTACTTTGCCAGTATTTGAACATTACCATGAAGGAACTGACA GTTATGAACTGACTGGTTTAGCCAGAGGAGGTGAACAGTTGGCTAAACTGAAGAGGAATTATGCCAAAGCAGTGGAACTACTGGTGGAACTAGCTTCGCTGCAG ACTTCCTTTGTTACTTTGGATGAAGCTATTAAGATAACCAACAGGCGTGTAAATGCCATTGAACATG TCATCATTCCCCGGATTGAACGTACCCTTGCTTATATCATCACAGAgctggatgagagagagagagaagagttcTATAG gttaaagaaaatacaggagaagaaaaagattcTCAAGGAAAAGTCTGAGAAGGACTTGGAACAACGGAAGGCAGCTGGAGAGGTGATGGAACCTGCTAATCTTCTGGCTGAAGAGAAGGATGAGGATCTTCTCTTTGAATAA
- the ATP6V1D gene encoding V-type proton ATPase subunit D isoform X3, which produces MSAKDRIEIFPSRMAQTIMRARLKGAQTGRNLLKKKSDALTLRFRQILKKIIETKMLMGEVMREAAFSLAEAKFTAGDFSTTVIQNVNKAQVKIRAKKDNVAGVTLPVFEHYHEGTDSYELTGLARGGEQLAKLKRNYAKAVELLVELASLQTSFVTLDEAIKITNRRVNAIEHVIIPRIERTLAYIITELDEREREEFYRLKKIQEKKKILKEKSEKDLEQRKAAGEVMEPANLLAEEKDEDLLFE; this is translated from the exons ATGTCGGCCAAAGACCGAATTGAAATCTTTCCCTCGAGAAt GGCACAGACCATCATGAGGGCTCGGTTAAAAGGAGCACAGACAGGTCGAAACCTCCTAAAGAAAAAATCTGACGCCTTAACTCTTCGATTTCGACAGATCCTTAAGAAGATAATAGAG ACTAAAATGTTGATGGGTGAAGTGATGAGAGAAGCTGCCTTTTCACTTGCTGAGGCCAAGTTCACAGCAGGGGACTTCAG caCCACAGTaatccaaaatgtaaataaagccCAAGTGAAGATTAGAGCAAAGAAAGATAATGTAGCAG GTGTTACTTTGCCAGTATTTGAACATTACCATGAAGGAACTGACA GTTATGAACTGACTGGTTTAGCCAGAGGAGGTGAACAGTTGGCTAAACTGAAGAGGAATTATGCCAAAGCAGTGGAACTACTGGTGGAACTAGCTTCGCTGCAG ACTTCCTTTGTTACTTTGGATGAAGCTATTAAGATAACCAACAGGCGTGTAAATGCCATTGAACATG TCATCATTCCCCGGATTGAACGTACCCTTGCTTATATCATCACAGAgctggatgagagagagagagaagagttcTATAG gttaaagaaaatacaggagaagaaaaagattcTCAAGGAAAAGTCTGAGAAGGACTTGGAACAACGGAAGGCAGCTGGAGAGGTGATGGAACCTGCTAATCTTCTGGCTGAAGAGAAGGATGAGGATCTTCTCTTTGAATAA
- the ATP6V1D gene encoding V-type proton ATPase subunit D isoform X4 — MRARLKGAQTGRNLLKKKSDALTLRFRQILKKIIETKMLMGEVMREAAFSLAEAKFTAGDFSTTVIQNVNKAQVKIRAKKDNVAGVTLPVFEHYHEGTDSYELTGLARGGEQLAKLKRNYAKAVELLVELASLQTSFVTLDEAIKITNRRVNAIEHVIIPRIERTLAYIITELDEREREEFYRLKKIQEKKKILKEKSEKDLEQRKAAGEVMEPANLLAEEKDEDLLFE, encoded by the exons ATGAGGGCTCGGTTAAAAGGAGCACAGACAGGTCGAAACCTCCTAAAGAAAAAATCTGACGCCTTAACTCTTCGATTTCGACAGATCCTTAAGAAGATAATAGAG ACTAAAATGTTGATGGGTGAAGTGATGAGAGAAGCTGCCTTTTCACTTGCTGAGGCCAAGTTCACAGCAGGGGACTTCAG caCCACAGTaatccaaaatgtaaataaagccCAAGTGAAGATTAGAGCAAAGAAAGATAATGTAGCAG GTGTTACTTTGCCAGTATTTGAACATTACCATGAAGGAACTGACA GTTATGAACTGACTGGTTTAGCCAGAGGAGGTGAACAGTTGGCTAAACTGAAGAGGAATTATGCCAAAGCAGTGGAACTACTGGTGGAACTAGCTTCGCTGCAG ACTTCCTTTGTTACTTTGGATGAAGCTATTAAGATAACCAACAGGCGTGTAAATGCCATTGAACATG TCATCATTCCCCGGATTGAACGTACCCTTGCTTATATCATCACAGAgctggatgagagagagagagaagagttcTATAG gttaaagaaaatacaggagaagaaaaagattcTCAAGGAAAAGTCTGAGAAGGACTTGGAACAACGGAAGGCAGCTGGAGAGGTGATGGAACCTGCTAATCTTCTGGCTGAAGAGAAGGATGAGGATCTTCTCTTTGAATAA